From Nilaparvata lugens isolate BPH unplaced genomic scaffold, ASM1435652v1 scaffold6621, whole genome shotgun sequence, the proteins below share one genomic window:
- the LOC111054871 gene encoding ankyrin repeat domain-containing protein 26, with protein MLEMQNKRLHNDLQNASSGKDEAVKDTSLAKDNIEQLKKIMDFNNRRYVINLRKKELELRSLQNKFENLCKTGTRDNVRKEDENNLNKSNTNESNKQMELEKNSHRRVVSRLEKNLEELVGENINLQQHFEKLGRIIYNVHARISSIKRTYLDSEEVEMPDQEQLFQLSCNESMDSYFGSISQIIEDTFDALINKLSQQ; from the exons ATGTTAGAGATGCAAAACAAAAGGTTACATAACGATTTACAGAATGCTAGTTCAGGCAAAGACGAAGCAGTAAAAGACACTTCACTTGCCAAGGATAAT ATAGAACAATTGAAAAAGATCATGGATTTTAACAATAGACGGTACGTAATCAATCTCAGGAAAAAAGAATTGGAGCTTAGAAGTCtgcaaaataaatttgagaacCTTTGTAAGACAG GAACAAGAGACAATGTGAGAAAAGAAGATGAGAATAATCTAAATAAGAGTAACACGAATGAAAGTAACAAACAGATGGAGTT AGAGAAGAATAGCCACAGGAGGGTTGTGTCGAGACTGGagaaaaatttggaagaattGGTTGGAGAAAATATTAATCTCCAGCAACACTTTGAAAAACTTGGACGAATAATTTACAATGTCCATGCAAGAATTTCTTCTATAAAG AGAACATATCTGGACAGCGAAGAAGTGGAAATGCCTGACCAAgaacaattatttcaattatcttgCAATGAAAGCATGGATTCCTATTTCGGCTCCATTTCTCAAATTATAGAGGACACTTTCGATGCattgatcaataaattatcgcaacaGTAA